A region of Vitis riparia cultivar Riparia Gloire de Montpellier isolate 1030 chromosome 1, EGFV_Vit.rip_1.0, whole genome shotgun sequence DNA encodes the following proteins:
- the LOC117922807 gene encoding calmodulin-binding transcription activator 4 isoform X5, with amino-acid sequence MRSISLLKSLLRNQLVVLCFFLIRESFVFSVKMVIVGVRRRMGGLLGKHMSVSRAYEHIVLVHYREISEGRHSPGSNSLLSSGSTQTQSPSSYNSQIPGSTSAVSELYDSPQNVCSPGSVEVSSEVVMKSNVREHLDRINGIGNFGNSSELEVSQALRRLEEQLSLNDDSLEAIDAFQSQNENMNGLETLEYERKMSKQDQHAVLLSGPEYTVHDQHYTGYAGCSTDDLMLPQDAGGNREHYHHQSTVEGRDTLSWEEIMEFCKSSSGVDSKEKHKSYGNERPLSSSGRGAAEKQQNSHWLNVEGTNSESSSILLPSEVENLNFPEYKTNTHAVNSDYYRMLFDEGQIEMPLESGPSLTLAQKQRFTICEISPEWGFSSETTKVIIAGSFLCHPSECAWTCMFGDIEVPVQIIQEGVICCQAPPHPPGKVTLCITSGNRESCSEVREFEYHAKTSSCTHCNLSQTEATKSPEELLLLARFVQMLLFDPLVHRRDGIKSGIDLLIKSKTDEDSWDCIIEALLFGSGTSSSTVDWLLQELLKDKLHQWLSSRSREGCESFGCSLSKKEQGMIHMIAGLGFEWALNPILNTGVSINFRDINGWTALHWAARFGREKMVAALIASGASAGAVTDPSPQDPTGKTAASIASTSGHKGLAGYLSEVAVTSHLSSLTLEESELSKGSAEVEAEITVNNISKGGLAASEDQIPLKDALAAVRNTTQAAARIQAAFRAHSFRQKQQREADAPYVDEYGISSDDIQELSAMSKLAFRNSAALSIQKKYRGWKGRKDFLTLRQKVVKIQAHVRGYHVRKNYKVICWAVGILDKVILRWRRRGAGLRGFRPESESIDENEDEDILKAFRRQKVDGAINEAVSRVLSMVESPEAREQYHRVLERFHQAKFLQSELGIGGTGSETSTSIGDVLKTSKSIGDVFDMDEDDIFQFP; translated from the exons ATGAGAAGCATCAGCTTACTCAAGAGCCTCCTCAGAAACCAACTA GTGGTTCTCTGTTTCTTTTTAATAAGAGAGTCCTTCGTTTTTTCCGTAAAGATGGTCATAGTTGGCGTAAGAAGAAGGATGGGAGGACTGTTGGGGAAGCACATGAGCGTCTCAAG gGCATATGAGCACATTGTTCTAGTTCATTATAGAGAGATAAGTGAG GGAAGGCACAGTCCTGGATCCAATTCACTGTTGTCATCAGGATCCACTCAAACTCAGAGTCCCAGCTCTTATAATTCTCAAATTCCAGGCTCTACGTCTGCAGTTAGTGAATTATATGATTCACCCCAAAATGTTTGCAGTCCAGGGTCTGTAGAAGTTAGTTCTGAGGTAGTAATGAAGAGTAATGTCAGAGAACACTTGGACCGGATAAATGGCATAGGAAATTTTGGTAATTCATCTGAGCTTGAGGTTAGTCAAGCATTGCGAAGGCTTGAGGAGCAGTTAAGTTTGAATGATGACAGCTTGGAAGCAATTGATGCATTTCAGAGTCAGAATGAGAATATGAATGGCTTGGAAACTCTAGAATATGAAAGGAAGATGTCTAAACAGGATCAGCATGCTGTTTTACTTAGTGGACCAGAATATACTGTACATGATCAACATTACACTGGATATGCTGGTTGTAGTACAGATGATCTTATGCTGCCACAAGATGCAG GTGGCAACAGGGAACATTATCATCATCAATCTACAGTTGAAGGGAGAGACACCTTATCATGGGAAGAGATAATGGAGTTCTGCAAGAGTTCATCCGGTGTGGACTCAAAAGAGAAACACAAATCTTATGGAAAT GAAAGACCACTTTCTTCTTCAGGGAGGGGAGCAGCTGAGAAGCAGCAAAACTCTCATTGGCTAAATGTTGAAGGGACTAATTCTGAAAGTT CTTCTATATTGTTACCTTCAGAAGTTGAAAATTTGAACTTTCCTGAATATAAGACAAATACTCATGCTGTCAACTCAGACTACTACAGAATGTTGTTTGACGAAGGTCAGATTGAAATGCCTCTAGAATCAGGTCCAAGTTTGACTCTTGCACAAAAACAGCGATTTACGATCTGTGAAATATCACCAGAATGGGGTTTTTCCAGTGAGACTACAAAG GTAATCATTGCAGGGTCTTTTCTCTGTCATCCATCAGAGTGTGCATGGACTTGTATGTTTGGTGACATTGAAGTTCCTGTTCAGATCATTCAGGAAGGTGTCATCTGTTGCCAGGCTCCTCCTCACCCTCCTGGAAAGGTCACTCTCTGCATTACTTCTGGAAATCGAGAGTCCTGCAGTGAGGTCAGAGAGTTTGAGTACCATGCTAAGACAAGTAGTTGTACTCACTGTAATTTATCCCAAACAGAAGCAACTAAGAGTCCAGAAGAACTGTTGTTACTTGCCAGATTTGTGCAGATGCTTCTGTTTGATCCATTGGTGCACAGAAGAGATGGTATTAAATCTGGAATTGATCTATTGATAAAATCAAAAACTGATGAAGATTCATGGGATTGTATTATAGAGGCACTTTTATTTGGCAGTGGGACTTCATCTAGTACTGTGGATTGGCTTCTGCAAGAGCTTCTGAAAGACAAGTTGCATCAGTGGCTTTCTTCCCGATCCCGGGAAGGATGTGAGTCATTTGGATGTTCCTTGTCCAAAAAAGAGCAAGGGATGATACACATGATTGCTGGGTTAGGCTTTGAGTGGGCCTTAAATCCAATTCTTAACACTGGAGTCAGCATAAATTTCCGTGACATTAATGGGTGGACTGCCCTTCATTGGGCAGCACGTTTTGGAAG GGAAAAAATGGTTGCTGCACTTATAGCTTCCGGTGCATCAGCTGGGGCAGTGACAGATCCCAGTCCACAAGATCCCACTGGTAAAACTGCAGCATCCATTGCTTCCACAAGCGGGCATAAGGGACTTGCTGGTTATCTTTCTGAGGTGGCAGTAACTAGTCATCTGTCATCCCTCACTCTGGAAGAAAGTGAGCTTTCAAAAGGGTCTGCTGAGGTGGAAGCAGAAATTACTGTAAATAATATCTCAAAAGGGGGCCTTGCTGCTAGTGAGGATCAGATTCCGCTTAAAGATGCCTTGGCTGCAGTTCGGAATACAACTCAGGCAGCTGCACGCATACAAGCTGCTTTCCGTGCACATTCTTTCAGGCAGAAGCAGCAGAGAGAAGCTGATGCTCCTTATGTAGATGAGTATGGTATCAGTTCAGATGACATTCAGGAACTTTCAGCAATGTCAAAGCTGGCCTTTCGCAATTCAGCTGCTTTATCTATCCAGAAAAAATATCGAGGTTGGAAAGGTCGTAAGGATTTCCTAACACTACGTCAGAAAGTTGTAAAGATACAG GCTCATGTGAGAGGATATCACGTTAGGAAGAATTACAAGGTGATCTGTTGGGCTGTTGGCATTCTAGACAAGGTTATACTGCGGTGGCGCCGAAGAGGAGCTGGTTTGCGAGGTTTTCGGCCTGAATCAGAGTCCATTGATGAAAACGAGGATGAAGACATTCTTAAGGCGTTCCGCAGGCAGAAAGTGGATGGAGCCATTAACGAGGCTGTATCAAGGGTGCTGTCCATGGTGGAGTCTCCCGAAGCACGTGAACAATATCACCGCGTGCTTGAAAGATTCCATCAAGCTAAG TTTTTGCAGTCTGAGCTTGGCATTGGTGGCACAGGGAGTGAAACATCAACATCTATTGGCGATGTTCTAAAGACATCAAAATCTATTGGCGATGTTTTTGATATGGACGAGGATGATATATTCCAGTTCCCCTAG
- the LOC117922807 gene encoding calmodulin-binding transcription activator 4 isoform X1: MSGFDFNDLLKEAQIRWLKPAEVLFILQNYEKHQLTQEPPQKPTSGSLFLFNKRVLRFFRKDGHSWRKKKDGRTVGEAHERLKVGTVETINCYYAHGEQNPSFQRRSYWMLDPAYEHIVLVHYREISEGRHSPGSNSLLSSGSTQTQSPSSYNSQIPGSTSAVSELYDSPQNVCSPGSVEVSSEVVMKSNVREHLDRINGIGNFGNSSELEVSQALRRLEEQLSLNDDSLEAIDAFQSQNENMNGLETLEYERKMSKQDQHAVLLSGPEYTVHDQHYTGYAGCSTDDLMLPQDAGGNREHYHHQSTVEGRDTLSWEEIMEFCKSSSGVDSKEKHKSYGNERPLSSSGRGAAEKQQNSHWLNVEGTNSESSSILLPSEVENLNFPEYKTNTHAVNSDYYRMLFDEGQIEMPLESGPSLTLAQKQRFTICEISPEWGFSSETTKVIIAGSFLCHPSECAWTCMFGDIEVPVQIIQEGVICCQAPPHPPGKVTLCITSGNRESCSEVREFEYHAKTSSCTHCNLSQTEATKSPEELLLLARFVQMLLFDPLVHRRDGIKSGIDLLIKSKTDEDSWDCIIEALLFGSGTSSSTVDWLLQELLKDKLHQWLSSRSREGCESFGCSLSKKEQGMIHMIAGLGFEWALNPILNTGVSINFRDINGWTALHWAARFGREKMVAALIASGASAGAVTDPSPQDPTGKTAASIASTSGHKGLAGYLSEVAVTSHLSSLTLEESELSKGSAEVEAEITVNNISKGGLAASEDQIPLKDALAAVRNTTQAAARIQAAFRAHSFRQKQQREADAPYVDEYGISSDDIQELSAMSKLAFRNSAALSIQKKYRGWKGRKDFLTLRQKVVKIQAHVRGYHVRKNYKVICWAVGILDKVILRWRRRGAGLRGFRPESESIDENEDEDILKAFRRQKVDGAINEAVSRVLSMVESPEAREQYHRVLERFHQAKFLQSELGIGGTGSETSTSIGDVLKTSKSIGDVFDMDEDDIFQFP; this comes from the exons ATGTCTG GCTTTGATTTTAACGATCTTTTAAAAGAAGCTCAAATCCGTTGGCTAAAGCCTGCTGAAGTGCTCTTTATTTTACAGAATTATGAGAAGCATCAGCTTACTCAAGAGCCTCCTCAGAAACCAACTA GTGGTTCTCTGTTTCTTTTTAATAAGAGAGTCCTTCGTTTTTTCCGTAAAGATGGTCATAGTTGGCGTAAGAAGAAGGATGGGAGGACTGTTGGGGAAGCACATGAGCGTCTCAAG GTTGGAACTGTTGAAACTATAAATTGTTATTATGCACACGGAGAACAGAATCCCAGTTTTCAAAGGCGTAGCTATTGGATGCTGGATCC gGCATATGAGCACATTGTTCTAGTTCATTATAGAGAGATAAGTGAG GGAAGGCACAGTCCTGGATCCAATTCACTGTTGTCATCAGGATCCACTCAAACTCAGAGTCCCAGCTCTTATAATTCTCAAATTCCAGGCTCTACGTCTGCAGTTAGTGAATTATATGATTCACCCCAAAATGTTTGCAGTCCAGGGTCTGTAGAAGTTAGTTCTGAGGTAGTAATGAAGAGTAATGTCAGAGAACACTTGGACCGGATAAATGGCATAGGAAATTTTGGTAATTCATCTGAGCTTGAGGTTAGTCAAGCATTGCGAAGGCTTGAGGAGCAGTTAAGTTTGAATGATGACAGCTTGGAAGCAATTGATGCATTTCAGAGTCAGAATGAGAATATGAATGGCTTGGAAACTCTAGAATATGAAAGGAAGATGTCTAAACAGGATCAGCATGCTGTTTTACTTAGTGGACCAGAATATACTGTACATGATCAACATTACACTGGATATGCTGGTTGTAGTACAGATGATCTTATGCTGCCACAAGATGCAG GTGGCAACAGGGAACATTATCATCATCAATCTACAGTTGAAGGGAGAGACACCTTATCATGGGAAGAGATAATGGAGTTCTGCAAGAGTTCATCCGGTGTGGACTCAAAAGAGAAACACAAATCTTATGGAAAT GAAAGACCACTTTCTTCTTCAGGGAGGGGAGCAGCTGAGAAGCAGCAAAACTCTCATTGGCTAAATGTTGAAGGGACTAATTCTGAAAGTT CTTCTATATTGTTACCTTCAGAAGTTGAAAATTTGAACTTTCCTGAATATAAGACAAATACTCATGCTGTCAACTCAGACTACTACAGAATGTTGTTTGACGAAGGTCAGATTGAAATGCCTCTAGAATCAGGTCCAAGTTTGACTCTTGCACAAAAACAGCGATTTACGATCTGTGAAATATCACCAGAATGGGGTTTTTCCAGTGAGACTACAAAG GTAATCATTGCAGGGTCTTTTCTCTGTCATCCATCAGAGTGTGCATGGACTTGTATGTTTGGTGACATTGAAGTTCCTGTTCAGATCATTCAGGAAGGTGTCATCTGTTGCCAGGCTCCTCCTCACCCTCCTGGAAAGGTCACTCTCTGCATTACTTCTGGAAATCGAGAGTCCTGCAGTGAGGTCAGAGAGTTTGAGTACCATGCTAAGACAAGTAGTTGTACTCACTGTAATTTATCCCAAACAGAAGCAACTAAGAGTCCAGAAGAACTGTTGTTACTTGCCAGATTTGTGCAGATGCTTCTGTTTGATCCATTGGTGCACAGAAGAGATGGTATTAAATCTGGAATTGATCTATTGATAAAATCAAAAACTGATGAAGATTCATGGGATTGTATTATAGAGGCACTTTTATTTGGCAGTGGGACTTCATCTAGTACTGTGGATTGGCTTCTGCAAGAGCTTCTGAAAGACAAGTTGCATCAGTGGCTTTCTTCCCGATCCCGGGAAGGATGTGAGTCATTTGGATGTTCCTTGTCCAAAAAAGAGCAAGGGATGATACACATGATTGCTGGGTTAGGCTTTGAGTGGGCCTTAAATCCAATTCTTAACACTGGAGTCAGCATAAATTTCCGTGACATTAATGGGTGGACTGCCCTTCATTGGGCAGCACGTTTTGGAAG GGAAAAAATGGTTGCTGCACTTATAGCTTCCGGTGCATCAGCTGGGGCAGTGACAGATCCCAGTCCACAAGATCCCACTGGTAAAACTGCAGCATCCATTGCTTCCACAAGCGGGCATAAGGGACTTGCTGGTTATCTTTCTGAGGTGGCAGTAACTAGTCATCTGTCATCCCTCACTCTGGAAGAAAGTGAGCTTTCAAAAGGGTCTGCTGAGGTGGAAGCAGAAATTACTGTAAATAATATCTCAAAAGGGGGCCTTGCTGCTAGTGAGGATCAGATTCCGCTTAAAGATGCCTTGGCTGCAGTTCGGAATACAACTCAGGCAGCTGCACGCATACAAGCTGCTTTCCGTGCACATTCTTTCAGGCAGAAGCAGCAGAGAGAAGCTGATGCTCCTTATGTAGATGAGTATGGTATCAGTTCAGATGACATTCAGGAACTTTCAGCAATGTCAAAGCTGGCCTTTCGCAATTCAGCTGCTTTATCTATCCAGAAAAAATATCGAGGTTGGAAAGGTCGTAAGGATTTCCTAACACTACGTCAGAAAGTTGTAAAGATACAG GCTCATGTGAGAGGATATCACGTTAGGAAGAATTACAAGGTGATCTGTTGGGCTGTTGGCATTCTAGACAAGGTTATACTGCGGTGGCGCCGAAGAGGAGCTGGTTTGCGAGGTTTTCGGCCTGAATCAGAGTCCATTGATGAAAACGAGGATGAAGACATTCTTAAGGCGTTCCGCAGGCAGAAAGTGGATGGAGCCATTAACGAGGCTGTATCAAGGGTGCTGTCCATGGTGGAGTCTCCCGAAGCACGTGAACAATATCACCGCGTGCTTGAAAGATTCCATCAAGCTAAG TTTTTGCAGTCTGAGCTTGGCATTGGTGGCACAGGGAGTGAAACATCAACATCTATTGGCGATGTTCTAAAGACATCAAAATCTATTGGCGATGTTTTTGATATGGACGAGGATGATATATTCCAGTTCCCCTAG
- the LOC117922807 gene encoding calmodulin-binding transcription activator 4 isoform X2 has translation MSGFDFNDLLKEAQIRWLKPAEVLFILQNYEKHQLTQEPPQKPTSGSLFLFNKRVLRFFRKDGHSWRKKKDGRTVGEAHERLKVGTVETINCYYAHGEQNPSFQRRSYWMLDPAYEHIVLVHYREISEGRHSPGSNSLLSSGSTQTQSPSSYNSQIPGSTSAVSELYDSPQNVCSPGSVEVSSEVVMKSNVREHLDRINGIGNFGNSSELEVSQALRRLEEQLSLNDDSLEAIDAFQSQNENMNGLETLEYERKMSKQDQHAVLLSGPEYTVHDQHYTGYAGCSTDDLMLPQDAGGNREHYHHQSTVEGRDTLSWEEIMEFCKSSSGVDSKEKHKSYGNERPLSSSGRGAAEKQQNSHWLNVEGTNSESSSILLPSEVENLNFPEYKTNTHAVNSDYYRMLFDEGQIEMPLESGPSLTLAQKQRFTICEISPEWGFSSETTKVIIAGSFLCHPSECAWTCMFGDIEVPVQIIQEGVICCQAPPHPPGKVTLCITSGNRESCSEVREFEYHAKTSSCTHCNLSQTEATKSPEELLLLARFVQMLLFDPLVHRRDGIKSGIDLLIKSKTDEDSWDCIIEALLFGSGTSSSTVDWLLQELLKDKLHQWLSSRSREGCESFGCSLSKKEQGMIHMIAGLGFEWALNPILNTGVSINFRDINGWTALHWAARFGREKMVAALIASGASAGAVTDPSPQDPTGKTAASIASTSGHKGLAGYLSEVAVTSHLSSLTLEESELSKGSAEVEAEITVNNISKGGLAASEDQIPLKDALAAVRNTTQAAARIQAAFRAHSFRQKQQREADAPYVDEYGISSDDIQELSAMSKLAFRNSAALSIQKKYRGWKGRKDFLTLRQKVVKIQAHVRGYHVRKNYKVICWAVGILDKVILRWRRRGAGLRGFRPESESIDENEDEDILKAFRRQKVDGAINEAVSRVLSMVESPEAREQYHRVLERFHQAKSELGIGGTGSETSTSIGDVLKTSKSIGDVFDMDEDDIFQFP, from the exons ATGTCTG GCTTTGATTTTAACGATCTTTTAAAAGAAGCTCAAATCCGTTGGCTAAAGCCTGCTGAAGTGCTCTTTATTTTACAGAATTATGAGAAGCATCAGCTTACTCAAGAGCCTCCTCAGAAACCAACTA GTGGTTCTCTGTTTCTTTTTAATAAGAGAGTCCTTCGTTTTTTCCGTAAAGATGGTCATAGTTGGCGTAAGAAGAAGGATGGGAGGACTGTTGGGGAAGCACATGAGCGTCTCAAG GTTGGAACTGTTGAAACTATAAATTGTTATTATGCACACGGAGAACAGAATCCCAGTTTTCAAAGGCGTAGCTATTGGATGCTGGATCC gGCATATGAGCACATTGTTCTAGTTCATTATAGAGAGATAAGTGAG GGAAGGCACAGTCCTGGATCCAATTCACTGTTGTCATCAGGATCCACTCAAACTCAGAGTCCCAGCTCTTATAATTCTCAAATTCCAGGCTCTACGTCTGCAGTTAGTGAATTATATGATTCACCCCAAAATGTTTGCAGTCCAGGGTCTGTAGAAGTTAGTTCTGAGGTAGTAATGAAGAGTAATGTCAGAGAACACTTGGACCGGATAAATGGCATAGGAAATTTTGGTAATTCATCTGAGCTTGAGGTTAGTCAAGCATTGCGAAGGCTTGAGGAGCAGTTAAGTTTGAATGATGACAGCTTGGAAGCAATTGATGCATTTCAGAGTCAGAATGAGAATATGAATGGCTTGGAAACTCTAGAATATGAAAGGAAGATGTCTAAACAGGATCAGCATGCTGTTTTACTTAGTGGACCAGAATATACTGTACATGATCAACATTACACTGGATATGCTGGTTGTAGTACAGATGATCTTATGCTGCCACAAGATGCAG GTGGCAACAGGGAACATTATCATCATCAATCTACAGTTGAAGGGAGAGACACCTTATCATGGGAAGAGATAATGGAGTTCTGCAAGAGTTCATCCGGTGTGGACTCAAAAGAGAAACACAAATCTTATGGAAAT GAAAGACCACTTTCTTCTTCAGGGAGGGGAGCAGCTGAGAAGCAGCAAAACTCTCATTGGCTAAATGTTGAAGGGACTAATTCTGAAAGTT CTTCTATATTGTTACCTTCAGAAGTTGAAAATTTGAACTTTCCTGAATATAAGACAAATACTCATGCTGTCAACTCAGACTACTACAGAATGTTGTTTGACGAAGGTCAGATTGAAATGCCTCTAGAATCAGGTCCAAGTTTGACTCTTGCACAAAAACAGCGATTTACGATCTGTGAAATATCACCAGAATGGGGTTTTTCCAGTGAGACTACAAAG GTAATCATTGCAGGGTCTTTTCTCTGTCATCCATCAGAGTGTGCATGGACTTGTATGTTTGGTGACATTGAAGTTCCTGTTCAGATCATTCAGGAAGGTGTCATCTGTTGCCAGGCTCCTCCTCACCCTCCTGGAAAGGTCACTCTCTGCATTACTTCTGGAAATCGAGAGTCCTGCAGTGAGGTCAGAGAGTTTGAGTACCATGCTAAGACAAGTAGTTGTACTCACTGTAATTTATCCCAAACAGAAGCAACTAAGAGTCCAGAAGAACTGTTGTTACTTGCCAGATTTGTGCAGATGCTTCTGTTTGATCCATTGGTGCACAGAAGAGATGGTATTAAATCTGGAATTGATCTATTGATAAAATCAAAAACTGATGAAGATTCATGGGATTGTATTATAGAGGCACTTTTATTTGGCAGTGGGACTTCATCTAGTACTGTGGATTGGCTTCTGCAAGAGCTTCTGAAAGACAAGTTGCATCAGTGGCTTTCTTCCCGATCCCGGGAAGGATGTGAGTCATTTGGATGTTCCTTGTCCAAAAAAGAGCAAGGGATGATACACATGATTGCTGGGTTAGGCTTTGAGTGGGCCTTAAATCCAATTCTTAACACTGGAGTCAGCATAAATTTCCGTGACATTAATGGGTGGACTGCCCTTCATTGGGCAGCACGTTTTGGAAG GGAAAAAATGGTTGCTGCACTTATAGCTTCCGGTGCATCAGCTGGGGCAGTGACAGATCCCAGTCCACAAGATCCCACTGGTAAAACTGCAGCATCCATTGCTTCCACAAGCGGGCATAAGGGACTTGCTGGTTATCTTTCTGAGGTGGCAGTAACTAGTCATCTGTCATCCCTCACTCTGGAAGAAAGTGAGCTTTCAAAAGGGTCTGCTGAGGTGGAAGCAGAAATTACTGTAAATAATATCTCAAAAGGGGGCCTTGCTGCTAGTGAGGATCAGATTCCGCTTAAAGATGCCTTGGCTGCAGTTCGGAATACAACTCAGGCAGCTGCACGCATACAAGCTGCTTTCCGTGCACATTCTTTCAGGCAGAAGCAGCAGAGAGAAGCTGATGCTCCTTATGTAGATGAGTATGGTATCAGTTCAGATGACATTCAGGAACTTTCAGCAATGTCAAAGCTGGCCTTTCGCAATTCAGCTGCTTTATCTATCCAGAAAAAATATCGAGGTTGGAAAGGTCGTAAGGATTTCCTAACACTACGTCAGAAAGTTGTAAAGATACAG GCTCATGTGAGAGGATATCACGTTAGGAAGAATTACAAGGTGATCTGTTGGGCTGTTGGCATTCTAGACAAGGTTATACTGCGGTGGCGCCGAAGAGGAGCTGGTTTGCGAGGTTTTCGGCCTGAATCAGAGTCCATTGATGAAAACGAGGATGAAGACATTCTTAAGGCGTTCCGCAGGCAGAAAGTGGATGGAGCCATTAACGAGGCTGTATCAAGGGTGCTGTCCATGGTGGAGTCTCCCGAAGCACGTGAACAATATCACCGCGTGCTTGAAAGATTCCATCAAGCTAAG TCTGAGCTTGGCATTGGTGGCACAGGGAGTGAAACATCAACATCTATTGGCGATGTTCTAAAGACATCAAAATCTATTGGCGATGTTTTTGATATGGACGAGGATGATATATTCCAGTTCCCCTAG